A region from the Alnus glutinosa chromosome 5, dhAlnGlut1.1, whole genome shotgun sequence genome encodes:
- the LOC133869585 gene encoding uncharacterized protein LOC133869585, producing MKMLFVMNQRALAATPLSLRSIARRAFSSSSSSSSALNWEGGVSMVQGASRGIGLEFVKQLLEKNEKGHVVATCRNPDAATGLLHLKNRFAERLSIQQLDLTLESTIEASAKSIRERFGFLNLLINASGVLSIPDVLQPETTLSKVEKSSLLLAYEINAIGPVLVMKHMWPLLKVGSGSGTERDFAVVANLSARVGSIGDNRLGAWHSYRSSKAGLNQLTKSVAVEFARKKDPIICVLLHPGTVDTDLSRPFQRNVPEGKLFTKEFSVQKLLGIINSAKIHDNGKFFAWDGQEIPW from the exons ATGAAGATGCTTTTCGTAATGAACCAGCGTGCGCTCGCGGCGACTCCGCTGAGCCTGAGATCAATAGCCCGACGGGCtttttcgtcttcttcttcttcttcttctgctttgAATTGGGAAGGTGGGGTTTCGATGGTGCAGGGAGCTTCCAGAGGAATTGGCCTTGAATTT GTTAAGCAGCTGCTGGAGAAGAATGAGAAAGGGCATGTTGTTGCTACTTGCCGCAATCCTGATGCAGCAACAGGGCTTCTACATCTGAAAAATAGATTTGCTGAGCGACTTAGCATCCAACAATTGGATCTGACCCTTGAAAGCACCATAGAG GCATCTGCAAAGTCCATTAGAGAAAGATTTGGCTTTTTAAACCTTCTCATTAATGCATCTGGCGTTCTTTCAATACCTGATGTGTTGCAACCAG AAACAACATTGAGCAAAGTTGAGAAGTCCTCTTTGCTTCTTGCATATGAGATTAATGCCATTGGTCCTGTTCTGGTGATGAAG CACATGTGGCCTCTTCTAAAGGTTGGCAGTGGCTCTGGGACTGAAAGGGATTTTGCAGTTGTGGCCAATTTGAGCGCCAGGGTGGGATCCATTGGGGACAATCGCCTTGGGGCTTGGCACTCGTACCGATCTTCAAAGGCTGGACTTAATCAGC TGACAAAATCTGTTGCGGTGGAGTTTGCACGAAAAAAGGATCCAATTATATGCGTTTTGTTGCACCCGGGCACAGTGGACACTGATCTCTCTAGGCCGTTTCAGAGAAATGTTCCAGAAGGCAAGCTATTCACCAAAGAGTTCTCAGTGCAGAAGCTCTTAGGCATCATCAACAGTGCAAAGATCCATGACAATGGCAAGTTTTTTGCTTGGGATGGTCAGGAAATTCCTTGGTGA